A genomic window from Salvia hispanica cultivar TCC Black 2014 chromosome 5, UniMelb_Shisp_WGS_1.0, whole genome shotgun sequence includes:
- the LOC125189079 gene encoding transcription initiation factor TFIID subunit 8-like isoform X2, translated as MSHGEGKDKFFGEKENLQSTRKKKKLGKDEFTQAIARNVVAQVCESLGFQSFQQSALDNLADVAGLEHLGSVQGFPGASDFRHCLARSGVVKDIIRFVSQADEIPFVYPIPAFPVVRERVLDLSFAQAQETPPEEHIPRWLPKFPDPVTYAELSSANEKGSETEAVKIQQVEKQNRRAERSLLNLQQKFMCNGSEAGAIVEQGDAAKAQRAAENNPFLATPLQSWEKEVSLPSLPARLIDESLGSGYHQSHEVMENHVSITKPSLQASEAARSGPCEPEERKKIPLNGRANVQFKVGNVKKSLGTVTKPQNNGTERTSWFGDDHDEADKKNDMAEKILWGNTEYQPEVSNV; from the exons ATGAGCCATGGAGAGGGGAAAGATAAGTTCTTTGGTGAGAAAGAGAATCTGCAGTCAAcgaggaagaaaaagaagttgGGAAAAGACGAATTTACGCAGGCCATTGCCAGGAATGTGGTGGCGCAGGTTTGTGAAAGCTTAGGTTTTCAGAGCTTTCAGCAGTCTGCATTGGATAATCTCGCTGATGTAGCG GGGTTGGAGCATCTGGGCTCAGTTCAGGGTTTTCCAGGTGCTTCTGATTTTAGGCATTGCCTTGCACGATCCGGCGTTGTGAAGGATATAATTCGATTTGTTAGTCAAGCTGATGAAATCCCATTTGTATATCCGATTCCTGCTTTTCCAGTTGTTAGAGAAAGGGTATTGGACCTTAGTTTTGCTCAGGCACAGGAAACCCCCCCTGAAGAACATATACCTAGATGGTTGCCCAAGTTTCCTGATCCTGTGACTTATGCTGAGTTAAGTTCTGCAAATGAGAAAGGCTCAGAAACCGAAGCTGTTAAGATTCAGCAGGTTGAAAAACAGAACAGGAGAGCTGAGAGGTCTTTGCTGAATTTGCAGCAGAAGTTTATGTGTAATGGATCTGAAGCGGGAGCAATTGTTGAACAAGGGGATGCGGCAAAGGCACAACGAGCAGCAGAAAACAATCCATTTCTTGCCACCCCTCTTCAATCTTGGGAAAAGGAGGTATCTTTGCCTAGTCTGCCAGCTAGGCTCATCGATGAGTCTTTGGGGTCTGGGTATCATCAAAGTCACGAAGTTATGGAAAACCATGTTTCGATTACGAAGCCATCTTTGCAAGCCAGTGAAGCTGCAAGGAGTGGTCCTTGTGAACCTgaggaaaggaaaaagattCCTTTAAATGGGAGGGCCAATGTACAATTTAAGGTTGGGAATGTTAAGAAATCCTTAGGCACGGTGACAAAACCTCAAAACAACGGCACTGAGAGAACTTCTTGGTTTGGTGACGATCATGATGAAGCAGACAAGAAGAACGATATGGCTGAGAAGATCCTTTGGGGAAATACGGAGTATCAACCAGAAGTGTCTAATGTGTAA
- the LOC125189079 gene encoding transcription initiation factor TFIID subunit 8-like isoform X1 — MSHGEGKDKFFGEKENLQSTRKKKKLGKDEFTQAIARNVVAQVCESLGFQSFQQSALDNLADVAVRYIQEIGKMASSYANLANREQCNVFDVIQGLEHLGSVQGFPGASDFRHCLARSGVVKDIIRFVSQADEIPFVYPIPAFPVVRERVLDLSFAQAQETPPEEHIPRWLPKFPDPVTYAELSSANEKGSETEAVKIQQVEKQNRRAERSLLNLQQKFMCNGSEAGAIVEQGDAAKAQRAAENNPFLATPLQSWEKEVSLPSLPARLIDESLGSGYHQSHEVMENHVSITKPSLQASEAARSGPCEPEERKKIPLNGRANVQFKVGNVKKSLGTVTKPQNNGTERTSWFGDDHDEADKKNDMAEKILWGNTEYQPEVSNV; from the coding sequence ATGAGCCATGGAGAGGGGAAAGATAAGTTCTTTGGTGAGAAAGAGAATCTGCAGTCAAcgaggaagaaaaagaagttgGGAAAAGACGAATTTACGCAGGCCATTGCCAGGAATGTGGTGGCGCAGGTTTGTGAAAGCTTAGGTTTTCAGAGCTTTCAGCAGTCTGCATTGGATAATCTCGCTGATGTAGCGGTGAGATATATTCAGGAAATAGGAAAAATGGCGTCTTCTTACGCGAATTTAGCTAACAGGGAGCAGTGTAATGTATTTGATGTGATTCAGGGGTTGGAGCATCTGGGCTCAGTTCAGGGTTTTCCAGGTGCTTCTGATTTTAGGCATTGCCTTGCACGATCCGGCGTTGTGAAGGATATAATTCGATTTGTTAGTCAAGCTGATGAAATCCCATTTGTATATCCGATTCCTGCTTTTCCAGTTGTTAGAGAAAGGGTATTGGACCTTAGTTTTGCTCAGGCACAGGAAACCCCCCCTGAAGAACATATACCTAGATGGTTGCCCAAGTTTCCTGATCCTGTGACTTATGCTGAGTTAAGTTCTGCAAATGAGAAAGGCTCAGAAACCGAAGCTGTTAAGATTCAGCAGGTTGAAAAACAGAACAGGAGAGCTGAGAGGTCTTTGCTGAATTTGCAGCAGAAGTTTATGTGTAATGGATCTGAAGCGGGAGCAATTGTTGAACAAGGGGATGCGGCAAAGGCACAACGAGCAGCAGAAAACAATCCATTTCTTGCCACCCCTCTTCAATCTTGGGAAAAGGAGGTATCTTTGCCTAGTCTGCCAGCTAGGCTCATCGATGAGTCTTTGGGGTCTGGGTATCATCAAAGTCACGAAGTTATGGAAAACCATGTTTCGATTACGAAGCCATCTTTGCAAGCCAGTGAAGCTGCAAGGAGTGGTCCTTGTGAACCTgaggaaaggaaaaagattCCTTTAAATGGGAGGGCCAATGTACAATTTAAGGTTGGGAATGTTAAGAAATCCTTAGGCACGGTGACAAAACCTCAAAACAACGGCACTGAGAGAACTTCTTGGTTTGGTGACGATCATGATGAAGCAGACAAGAAGAACGATATGGCTGAGAAGATCCTTTGGGGAAATACGGAGTATCAACCAGAAGTGTCTAATGTGTAA
- the LOC125187607 gene encoding transcription factor TCP24-like, whose translation MIPKVQESSSKIPKVQESSSKAGSDFTSTSTWSRLKDPRIVRVSRATGGKDRHSKVCTARGLRDRRVRLSVPTAIQLYDLQERLGLNQPSKVVDWLLNVAKNEIDGLPPLQIPQGVCFGEKHNEASEQGHEFNLQNPSFATLMTSNLSLSQTPISLGLSAPQHQDFVYQTGPYFVPQIDMKHPSFHSLELSSSSHVRPSDFNMNVDLLPSQNKRLV comes from the coding sequence atGATTCCAAAGGTGCAAGAGAGTAGCAGCAAGATTCCAAAGGTGCAAGAGAGCAGCAGCAAGGCCGGGAGCGACTTCACCTCGACATCAACATGGTCGAGGCTGAAGGATCCTCGGATAGTCCGAGTGTCGAGAGCCACGGGAGGCAAGGACAGGCACAGCAAGGTGTGCACGGCCCGGGGCTTGAGGGACCGGCGCGTGAGGCTCTCGGTCCCTACCGCCATCCAGCTCTACGATCTCCAAGAGAGACTAGGCCTCAACCAGCCCAGCAAAGTCGTCGATTGGCTCCTCAATGTCGCCAAAAACGAGATCGATGGCTTGCCTCCGCTCCAGATCCCTCAAGGCGTCTGCTTCGGTGAAAAACACAACGAGGCAAGTGAACAAGGCCATGAATTCAACCTCCAAAATCCCTCATTTGCAACTTTAATGACTTCCAATTTGAGCCTTTCCCAAACCCCAATTAGCCTCGGCTTATCTGCTCCTCAACACCAAGATTTCGTGTATCAAACGGGCCCCTATTTCGTGCCTCAGATCGACATGAAACACCCGAGCTTCCATAGCCTGGAGTTGTCGAGTTCTTCGCATGTTAGGCCATCTGATTTCAACATGAATGTGGATCTTCTGCCTTCTCAAAACAAGCGCTTAGTGTGA